Within the Microbacterium sp. 1S1 genome, the region TCGAACGCGCGGAGGCGGCTCGCGCACACCGGCGCCCGCGCGTCGTCAGGCGACACCCGCTGTTGAAGCCTGCGTTCGCGCGGGCGCCTGTCGCGGCGTCCGGGAGTGCGCACACGGCAGAGGGAACGTGCCCCGTGGCACGAGGCGCCCGCGCGGCATCAGGCGACCTCGCGCGCGGGCGGCCTGAGCCGGCGCGACCGCCTGTGCCGCCGGAGGGTTTTGTCCGGGACGGACCGTCGCGCGGGGAGCGGGTGGCATGGGAGGGTGGAGGGGAACAGGGAGGTTGTCGTGACTGAGCGCATCGTCGTAGGAGTGGTGGACACGTCGGCGGGACGACGAGCACTGGAGTGGGCCGCGCTTCGCGCACGGTCGCGGAAGGCCGGTCTGCTCCTCGCGAGCGTCGTGGGCGGAGCGGTCGGCGCTGTCGGGGAAGGTCCGGTGGTCGACGCCGCGATCGCGGCGGCGCGCGGTCTGCTGGAGGAGCACGCGGAGACGCTGAAGGCCCAGGGCCTGGACGTCGACATCGTCGTGCTCCGCGGCGACCCGGTCCGACAGCTCGTCTCCACCACGGCGGGGGCGAACCTCCTCGTGATCGGAAGCGACTTCCGATCGGATCATGCCGACAGCCCTCGGCGCGGTGTGCACGGTCTGCGCATCGTCGCCGACTCGTCCTGCCCCGTCGTGGTGATCCCGGACGTCGACACGCGCGACCGCCGGGGCGTCGTCGTCGGCGTCGATGGGTCGCCGATCTCGGAGGCTGCCGTCGCCTTCGCCGCTGCGGAAGCCGACCGTCTCGGGGAACCCCTCATCCCGGTGACCGTGTGGACGCCCGTCCCTCTTCCGCGGGGATCGAGGGCGTACCCCGAGCAGTATCTGTCCTCCATGCAGGAGCTGTCCGAAGAGACCCTCGCCGTGGCCCTCGCCGGACTGCGCCCCGCGTATCCGGGCCTCGAGATCCGGCCCCGTGTCGAACGCGGATACCCGTCCGAAGTCATCAATCGGGCGGCCGCCACCGCCAGCCTCGCTGTCGTCGGCTCGCATGGACGAGGGGCCGTCGCCCGGTTCCTTCTGGGCTCCATCAGCCACGAGGTGCTCGCGGCGCTCGCGGCCCCCACCGCCGTCGTCCGCTGACGGCGAAGACCTGACAGCCTCAGAGGGGGCTGGTCAGCACTTCGTGGAGCACACGCCAGCTGTCGTCGCCGCCTGGTCCTGACCCGCGGGACAGCGTCACCAGCGCCTTCCACAGCGCCCATCCGCGAGCTCGTCGCCACGTCGCGGCGTCGAGGCCCGCTGCGGCGCGGAAGGCGTCACGAGCTTCCCCTTCGAAGTACGTCCACGCCATCACGAGGTCGCAGGCGGGATCGCCGACGCCGCAGGTGCCGAAGTCGATCATGGCCGACAGGCGGTCGTCACTGACGAGGAGATTCCCGACGGCGACGTCGCCGTGGAACCAGACGGGCGCTGACTCCCACGCGCTCGTCGTCGCGGTGCGCCACACGCTCCGGCAGAGCGCCGCGTCCACGGTGCCGTCCAATCGCTCCAGAGCGGCGTCGACGTCGTCGCTGTAGACGCTCGGATGGGAGCCGCGATGAAACGAGTGCCGGCCGGCCGGCTCTCCCGCGTCCACGGGAAGAGACCTCAGCACGCCGAGAAGGCTCCCGAGGTCGCTGGCGAGGCGGATACGGTCGAGCCGCGCGGCGTCGTCGACGGTGTCACCGGCCAGCCAGCGGCGGACCGACCACGGGAACGGGTACTGGCG harbors:
- a CDS encoding aminoglycoside phosphotransferase family protein, which encodes MSRPVDIDERVAAELVAEQFPRWAHLPVRAVARQGWDNRTFRLGDELSVRLPRGEAYAAAVQKEHRALAYLDGRLPVAVPSVVALGEPGRQYPFPWSVRRWLAGDTVDDAARLDRIRLASDLGSLLGVLRSLPVDAGEPAGRHSFHRGSHPSVYSDDVDAALERLDGTVDAALCRSVWRTATTSAWESAPVWFHGDVAVGNLLVSDDRLSAMIDFGTCGVGDPACDLVMAWTYFEGEARDAFRAAAGLDAATWRRARGWALWKALVTLSRGSGPGGDDSWRVLHEVLTSPL
- a CDS encoding universal stress protein, encoding MTERIVVGVVDTSAGRRALEWAALRARSRKAGLLLASVVGGAVGAVGEGPVVDAAIAAARGLLEEHAETLKAQGLDVDIVVLRGDPVRQLVSTTAGANLLVIGSDFRSDHADSPRRGVHGLRIVADSSCPVVVIPDVDTRDRRGVVVGVDGSPISEAAVAFAAAEADRLGEPLIPVTVWTPVPLPRGSRAYPEQYLSSMQELSEETLAVALAGLRPAYPGLEIRPRVERGYPSEVINRAAATASLAVVGSHGRGAVARFLLGSISHEVLAALAAPTAVVR